TGCCAGGTCTCATATTTCAACAAGTTGATTATTGAGGCCAGGCACGCGCGAAGGTCTCAAAATCAAACCAGTGGAGTATTGAGACCAGGTACCATCGATCTAAGAATCATAAGGAGTCCATTGGCGGCCATGGCCAACGAGCAAATTGAGTATATCGACCCGGATTCACATTTCTATCTTTTTGAAATCCCTTTCGCCCGGTGCTCCTTTGGAGGGATTCTCTACGAGAGAAAATCCGGCGGGTTTGATCTTTATTTGTCCATGGAACCTTCCGACGTCGAGCATCTCGATCTGGCTAAGATTACATGGCTGCGACATCAGGGGGACTCTAACAAAGAAACCTTCATCGATCATTACGAAGACACAAAAATGAGCAAGCAGTTAATGTCACAGGCAAAGGACCGCCTTGAAGACTGGCTGCACACTTCGCTGGGAGCTTGAGCAGAAGAAGGGGCCAGGCACTGACATTCTCGTTGATTTCTTAGAGGGAGGCAGATCAATGACACCACGTTGGGAGAGGGCGCTTCAGCGGTGGGTCGAGGCGGGAGTTCTGGAAGGCGTCGTAGCGGATAGGATTCGGGTATTTGAAGCCGACCGCAGCCGCAAGACCGGCATGCGCTGGCCGGTCATTCTGGCGCTGGCATTCGGAGGACTCATGTTGGGCGCGGGTGTGCTCCTGTTCGTTTCGGCGCACTGGGACAGGCTTTCGCCCGCGTTGCGGCTGGCCGTGGTCCTGTCGATGGTCGCTCTGTTTCATGTCGCGGCTGCTTTCGTCAGGGATCGATTTGAGGTCCTGGGGATTACCCTGAACGCCGTCGGTACCGCGGCCCTGGGTGGCGGCATCTTTCTGACTGCTCAAATTTTTAACTTGCAGGAGAATTGGCCGAGCGGGCTCATGCTGTGGACCTTGGGGGCGTGGCTCGCCTGGATCCTGCTGCGAGATTGGCCTCAACTGACGATGGCCGCGGTGTTGACGCCCGCATGGCTGGTGGGCGAATGGACGGTGAAGACCGAAGGCGTCGGTCTCAGAGCAGATCGCATCATGTTTCTGGGAATTGCCTTTTTGGCCTTTTCTTTCCTTTCGGCCCGGACACGGGAAAGTGACAGCATCTACCGGCGGGCTCTCGTCTGGGTCGGTGGGCTGGCTTTGTTTCCTTCGATCGCGTTCCTCATTGAACAGCGACATCGATTCAAGTACGACTACTTTTACGGCAGCCCTCAATCTGTCTCCACACAGCTTCTCGTCGTGGGGTGGCTGGCGGCAATCGTCCTCCCCCTGGTCGTGGCCTATTTTTTGCGGGGACGGAGCAGTTGGGCAAATCTTCTGGCTGTGGCCTGGGTCTTCCCCCTGGCCTTCATGTTAGATCCGATATGGAACCTCTTTATCTATGTTTGGTGCGCCGTGGGATCGGTCGGGCTCGTCGCCTGGGGTCTGCGGGAAGCCCAGAAAAGCCGCATCAATCTGGGGGTCATAGGATTTGCATTGACGGTGCTTTTCTTCTACTTCTCAAGTGTCATGGATAAATTCGGCCGGTCAATCAGCCTGATCGGCCTTGGAGTGTTGTTCCTGGCTGGTGGGTTGGCCCTTGAACGAACCCGTCGACATCTCGTCGCGCGGATTGTGGAGGTGAAACCATGAAATCCTGGCAGAAGGGATTGCTCCTGGCGGCATTGCACCTGGGCATTGTGCTCAGCCTGGGAGCAAAGTTGCTGATTGACCGGGCCAACTTGCCGCGGGTGTGGGCGAAGACAGTGCCGGTAGATCCCGACCTTCCGATTCGTGGACGCTATGTCAGCTTGCGACTCGAAGTGGATGGTTCGCAAATGCCGGTCGCTCCGAATCCGAAGCATCCAGCCGGAGTCGTGGAATTCACCCCCTACTATGCAGGGTTGGAACGAGTAAGACTTACCATCGAGAACGGCCAGCTGGCGGCTGTCCCGGCGTCGCAGAACACGGGGGTCCGCGCCCGGAAGCGCAAGTCCGAGGATTCGCCCCTGGTGACTCTGCAGGATCCGATCGCGTTTTATATTCCCGAGCACGCCCTTGATCCGTCGCGTCGCTTGAAGGGAGAAGAGCTTTGGGTCGAGGTGACTGTCCCCCGCAAAGGTCCGCCACGGCCGATCCAGCTCGGGGTGAAGAAGGACGGGGTGATCAGTCCCCTTCCAATTCATTGAGGACGGGGTGGCGCACACATGCGCAGTTGGCCCGCCGCGGCGGGCGGCCTTCTGTGGAACCTCGTCACGAGGCTGGAGAGTATGGCGATTCTTTACCGCATACATCGCAAAAAACGCGATGTATGCGCCACCCGGCCAAAGCATCGCCTGGAGGTAGGTTTGGTAGCCTCGCCACGCTTTCTGTGGCGGGGGCATGTGACCGCGGCTTGGATTGAACGAGGGTTGATGACCAAACGCTCGCAAAAGCCCCCGCCGGCACAGAACGCAGGCGGGGCTACCAAAGCATCGCCTGGAGGTAGGTCTGGTAGCCTCGCCACGCTTTTTGTGGCGGGGGCCTGTGACTGCGGCCTGGATTGAATCAGACATGGTGACCGAATGCTCGCAAAAGCCCCCGCCAGCACAGAACGCAGGCGGGGCTACCAAAGCATCGACTGGAGGCAGGTCTGGCAGCCTCGCCACGCTTTTTGTGGCGGGGGCAGGTGACTGTGACCGAACGCTCGCAAAAGCCCCCGCCGGCACAGAACGCAGGCGGGGCTACCAAAGCATCGCCTGGAGGTAGGTTTGGTAGCCTCGCCACGCTTTTTGTGGCGGGGGCCTGTGACTGCGGCCTGGATTGAATTAGACATGGTAACCGAACGCTCGCAAAAGCCCCCGCCGGCACAGAACGCAGGCGGGGCTACCAAAGCGAGCTGGAGAGGTAACATGAAAAAAAGGGTGACATGCTCCGTTTGGGTCGTGCTCTACATTGCGGTGTTTACCGGCACGGCAACCCTGCGGGCGCAAGATACGCGGGACGTCGTCGAGCCCCGTCTACCGCC
This genomic window from Terriglobia bacterium contains:
- a CDS encoding DUF2157 domain-containing protein, which encodes MTPRWERALQRWVEAGVLEGVVADRIRVFEADRSRKTGMRWPVILALAFGGLMLGAGVLLFVSAHWDRLSPALRLAVVLSMVALFHVAAAFVRDRFEVLGITLNAVGTAALGGGIFLTAQIFNLQENWPSGLMLWTLGAWLAWILLRDWPQLTMAAVLTPAWLVGEWTVKTEGVGLRADRIMFLGIAFLAFSFLSARTRESDSIYRRALVWVGGLALFPSIAFLIEQRHRFKYDYFYGSPQSVSTQLLVVGWLAAIVLPLVVAYFLRGRSSWANLLAVAWVFPLAFMLDPIWNLFIYVWCAVGSVGLVAWGLREAQKSRINLGVIGFALTVLFFYFSSVMDKFGRSISLIGLGVLFLAGGLALERTRRHLVARIVEVKP